GATGATCCTTCAAGATTTGGAGTTGTGGAGTTTGAAAAGAATGGAAAAGTAAAAAGGCTAGAAGAAAAACCAGAACATCCCAAGTCAAATTATGCAGTGACAGGATTATATTTTTATGATAATACAGTTGTTAGTAAAGCGAGACAGTTATCTCCTTCTATGAGAGGAGAGTTAGAAATAACTGATTTAAATAAGTTATATCTTCAAGAAGATAAGCTAGAGGTAATAACGCTAGGTAGAGGATTCGCTTGGCTAGATACGGGAACTGTAGATTCTATGAATGAGGCCTCAGAATTTGTTCGAGTTATTGAAAACAGGCAAGGAATTAAGATTGCTTCTATAGAAGAGATTGCTTACAGAAATCAATGGATATCAATGGATGTATTGAAAAATGCTATAGACAAATATGGAAAATCATCGTATTCAAAACATCTAACTAATGTTCTTAGTGGAAGGCTTTAATTAATTATTAAGAGACTATAATTTTTAGTTAATTCTATATTTAATAAACAAGTAAAAGAATAGGCTATTTTGAAAGGGAGATAAAAATGAAGATTCCATTCGCTACAGTTGAATACATTCATAAAGAATTAAAAGAAAGTCTTGAAGAAGCATATAAAGAAGTCTTTTCAAGTAATTGGTTCATTCAAGGTGAGGCCTGCAGAAAATTTGAAACAAACTTTGCGCAATTCTGTGGGGCTAAGTACTGCATTGGATGTGGCAATGGCTTAGACGCGATTACGATAGTATTAAGAGCGATGGGAATTGGTGTAGGTGATGAAGTAATTGTGCCATCCTTTACTTTTATAGCCACAGCAATAGCTGTTACTTATGCAGGAGCAAAGCCTATTTTTGTAGAAATAGATGAGGATACAGCATTATTAAATCCGGAATTAATAGAAAGAAATATTACTAGAAACACTAAAGCTATCATTGCAGTACATTTATATGGACAGCCTGCACAAATGGATATGATTTGTCAGATAGCAAAAAAATACAATCTTAAAGTTATTGAAGATGCAGCTCAAGCACATGGAGCTTTTTATCATGATAAGAGAGTTGGCACATTAGGAGACGCCGCTACATTTAGTTTTTATCCAGGGAAAAACCTAGGAGCTTTAGGTGATGGTGGTTGTATTACTACTAATGATGCTGTTATAGCAGAAAAAGCCAGGGCTATTGGAAATTATGGGGCAGATATAAAGTATCACCATGAGTATATGGGCTTTAATTCTAGATTAGATGAGATACAGAGTGCATTTTTGGATATAAAATTAAACAGTCTTGATAGATGGAATAATGAAAGAAAAGAATTGGCGCGCAAATATTTAGACGGGATAAATAATGAAAAAATTTATTTACCTATAGTTAATAACGGCGATCATATTTGGCACCTATTTGTAATTAAATGCGAAAAAAGAAATGAATTAAAACGGTATTTAGAAAATTTAGATATAGAAACCAATATTCACTATCCCATTCCAATGCATTTACAGGGGGCATTTAAACAGTTTGAATATGTTAAAGGAGACTTTCCAATAGCTGAGAAATTATCCGATACAGTATTAAGTTTACCTATGTATAATGGAATGAAAGAAGCGGAAATAGAATTTATAATAAAATCTATTAATAACTTTTAACAAGGGGATTTTATATTATGAGTGAAAATATGAGAGTTTCAGAAAAAGCTTATATTGGCAAAAATACGATTATAAAAGAAGGGGTAATTATTGAAGAAAATGCGATGATTGGCTCAAACTGTTATATTGACTATGGAGCAATTATTAAGGAGAATGT
The genomic region above belongs to Aminipila butyrica and contains:
- the rfbA gene encoding glucose-1-phosphate thymidylyltransferase RfbA, producing MKGIILAGGSGTRLYPLTLVTSKQLLPIYDKPMIYYPLSTLMLAGIRDILIISTPEDLPNFERLLGDGKQLGLTLSYKEQPSPDGLAQAFIIGEDFIGKDSCAMILGDNIFYGAGLVANLKKAMNLSSGAVVFGYYVDDPSRFGVVEFEKNGKVKRLEEKPEHPKSNYAVTGLYFYDNTVVSKARQLSPSMRGELEITDLNKLYLQEDKLEVITLGRGFAWLDTGTVDSMNEASEFVRVIENRQGIKIASIEEIAYRNQWISMDVLKNAIDKYGKSSYSKHLTNVLSGRL
- a CDS encoding DegT/DnrJ/EryC1/StrS family aminotransferase, translated to MKIPFATVEYIHKELKESLEEAYKEVFSSNWFIQGEACRKFETNFAQFCGAKYCIGCGNGLDAITIVLRAMGIGVGDEVIVPSFTFIATAIAVTYAGAKPIFVEIDEDTALLNPELIERNITRNTKAIIAVHLYGQPAQMDMICQIAKKYNLKVIEDAAQAHGAFYHDKRVGTLGDAATFSFYPGKNLGALGDGGCITTNDAVIAEKARAIGNYGADIKYHHEYMGFNSRLDEIQSAFLDIKLNSLDRWNNERKELARKYLDGINNEKIYLPIVNNGDHIWHLFVIKCEKRNELKRYLENLDIETNIHYPIPMHLQGAFKQFEYVKGDFPIAEKLSDTVLSLPMYNGMKEAEIEFIIKSINNF